The segment GGGCGTTCTACGCCTTCTGCGATGTCACCAGGCATACTAACGACAGCATGGCCTTCGCGCGCAAGATGCTGGCCGAGGCGCATGTGGCGGCGACGCCCGGCCGCGATTTCGATCCGCTTCAAGGCCATCGAGCCATGCGTTTTTCCTACGCCGGCAGCCACGACGAGATGGTCGAGGCGATGATGCGCATCGAAAACTGGCTGAGGTAGCGCGATGCCGGACCTCGAGCAGGCTTTGACCGAGATTGCCGCCGAAATGGCCGAGCGCACGGATCGCGGCGACGTCGCGACCTACATTCCGCAGCTCGGCAAGGTCGATCCGAAAAAGTTCGGCATTGCCGCGGTGACCAATGACGGTCGCGTGCTGATGGCGGGCGACGCCGATGAGCCGTTTTCGATCCAGAGCATTTCGAAGGTGTTCACGCTGACATTGGCGCTCGGCAATGTCGGCGACGCGCTGTGGCAGCGTGTCGGGCGCGAGCCTTCGGGCAACCCGTTCAATTCGATCGTCCAGCTCGAGCACGAGAACGGCATACCGCGCAATCCGTTCATCAATGCCGGCGCCATCGTCATTTCCGACATCCTGCTCGCCGGCCACCAGCCACGCGAAGCGATCGGCGAGATCCTGCGCTTCTTCCAGTTTCTGGCCGACGACGAGACCATCATCGTCGACCGCGAGGTCGCCGCATCGGAACGAGCCACCGGTTTTCGCAACTTGGCGCTCGCCAACTACATGAAATCCTTTGGCAATCTCAACCACGCGCCGGACCTGGCGCTGGGCGTCTATTTTCACCATTGCGCCATTGCGATGAGCTGCCGGCAGCTTGCTCTGGCCGGCCGCTTCCTCGCCAATGGCGGCAAGAACCCGGCGACTGGCCATTCCGTGGTGTCGGCCGAGCGCGCCCGCCGCATCGGCGCGATGATGCTGACCTGCGGCCACTATGACGGCTCAGGCGATTTCGCCTTTCGCGTCGGCATCCCGGGCAAGAGCGGCGTCGGCGGCGGCATTTTGGCGATCGTGCCGGGCGTGGCTTCGCTCGCCGTCTGGTCGCCCGGCCTCAACGCCAACGGCAATTCCAGGCTAGGGTCGATTGCGCTGGAAAGACTGGCGAAGATGATGAACTGGTCGGTTTTCGCGCCATAAAGATTTGGCGGCGCCATCGCCATAGAGACTGGGTCGCTTCAGCCCAAAAAATCCCGCGCTGTCGACAGGACAGCGCGGGATTCTTTTGCTCAAAAGACCAGCCTAAACTAACGAAAAGCTTAGAAAAAGCCTTTCCGCTGCCACCAGCCGGCACGCTTCGGCTTCTCTTCGGCCTTTTCCTCTTCGGCAACAGTCGAGGACACGATCGGCTCAACCGGAGCATCGACCGGTACGGGCTTGCGTCGCGATGGGCGGACCTTCGGTTGTTCGTCGACGGCGGCTGTTCCCTCCGAAACAGGTGCGGGAGCCTCGGCAGAAATTTCCGGCTCGGCTACCGGAGTCTCGGCAATGACATCCGCCGCAGCTTTCTTCGGCTTGGCGGCGCGGCGCGGCTTCTTCGGCTTTTCGGCGCTTGGCATGTCGTCATTGGCCGGAGCAAGGTCCACAGGCTCTTCGACCGGCGTTGCTTCGACCGGCGTTGCTGCTGCCGGTTCGCCGGAGACGGCTACGCCCTCCAAGACTTCGGGACGGTCAGCCGATTCGGCAGTGCCTGCATCGAACTCGCCTTCGCCGTCTTCACGGCGATTGCGCTTGCCGCCGCGCTTGCCGCGCCGGCGCTTCTTGCCCTGACCTTCGTCCTGCTCCCGACCTTCATCAGGCGCCCGACCTTCATCAGGCGCCCGACCTTCATCAAGCCCTTGGCCGTCATCGGACGCTACCACCGCCTCGGCGACGCCGACCTGGCCCTCGCGATCTGCTTCGGCCCCTTCATTGCTTGCGGCTTCGGAGATGCCATCGGCAGCGGTGGAGAGGGATGCACCTTCCAGGGGGGCGCCGTGCTCGCGGTCGCGATCCTTGCCACCGCGCCGTCTGCGGCGCTTGCGGCGCTTGCGGTCGCGGCCTTCGCCGTCCTCGCTGGGCCTTGGTTGCTGCGGCTGCTGCGCCTGGCGCGGTTGCTCCGCCGGTGCAACGACCTCGTCGTCCTCCTCCTCGATGACGATTTCGTCGGTGGGCTCTTCCGGCTCGACATAGGCGGGCAAGGTCCGCACCTCGACGAAGCCTTCAGGCTTTTCGGCCAGCGCGCCGCGGAAGATCGCATAGTGCTGGGCACCGACCGTGTCGTCGGCCTCGACGGTGATGGTCAGGCCGAAGCGGTTTTCGAGCTCCACCAGCGTGCCGCGCTTGTGGTTGAGCACATAGAGCGCGGTCGCCGCCGGCGTCCGCACCGTGATGTGGCTGCGCGAATCCTTGAGCAGGAATTCCTCGATCGCCCGCACCACCATCAGCGCGACAGACGAATCGGACCGCACATGGCCGGTTCCGCCGCAATGCGGGCAAGGCTTCATCGTCGATTCCAGCACGCTGGCGCGGATGCGCTGGCGCGACATTTCCATCAGGCCGAAATGCGAGATGCGGCCGACCTGGATGCGGGCGCGATCGTTCTTGAGGTGATCCTTCAGCCGCTTCTCGACAGAGCGGTTGTTGCGGTTCTCCTCCATGTCGATGAAGTCGATGACGATCAGGCCGGCGAGATCGCGCAGCCTCAGCTGCCGTGCGACCTCCTCGGCCGCTTCCAGATTGGTGTGAAGCGCTGTGTCCTCGATCGAGTGCTCCTTGGTGGAGCGGCCCGAATTGACGTCGATGGCGACCAGCGCTTCGGTCTGGTTGATGATGATGTAGCCGCCGCTCTTCAGCGTCACCTGCGGCTGCAGCATGCGGTCGAGTTGCGCCTCGATACCGTTGCGCACGAAGATCGGCGTGGTGTCGCGGAACGGCTGCACGACCTTGGCGTGGCTCGGCATCAGCATGCGCATGAAGTCCTTGGCCTCGCGATAGCCCTCTTCGCCGGAGACCAGGATCTCGTCGATGTCCTTGTTGTAGAGGTCGCGTACCGAGCGCTTGATCAGGCTGCCTTCCTCGTAGACGAGGGCAGGGGCCGTCGACTGCAGCGTCAGGTTGCGGACGTTTTCCCAAAGCCGCATCAGATATTCGTAGTCGCGCTTGATCTCGGCCTTGGTGCGGCTTTCGCCGGCCGTGCGCAGGATGACGCCCATGCCCTGCGGCACTTCGAGATCGGCGACGACCTCCTTCAGCCGCTTGCGGTCCTGCGCGTTGGTGATCTTGCGCGAAATGCCGCCGCCGCGCGCCGTGTTCGGCATCAGCACCGAATAGCGGCCGGCAAGCGACAGGTAGGTGGTGAGTGCCGCGCCCTTGTTGCCGCGCTCTTCCTTGACGACCTGCACCAGAAGGATCTGCCGGCGCTTGATCACTTCCTGGATCTTGTACTGGCGGCGCACCGGCTTGCGGCGGTTGCGCGCTTCTTCCAGCGCATCCTCGGCGCCGACCGATTCGACCTCATGGTCGTCCGGATGCGATGACTGCACCTCTTCCAGCATGCCGCGATCATTGTCGGTGGATGTGGCTTCGCCGGCGGCATCAGCCTGCGGCACGGCTTCGGAAATCACATCCGATTCGATGCTGGCGGCGATGGAATTCGGACCGCTTTCGGAAGGCCCAGTTTCGCCATAGCCAGTTTCGGCGTGGCCAGTCTCGGCGTGGCCAGTCTCGGCCTGGCCAGTCTCGTCGCGGCTCGTCTCGTCATGACTCGCCTCGTTATGACTGGCGACATCCTCGCCATGTTGCGAAGGTGCTGACGGCGTGTCGACTTTTTCTGAGGCATCGACGTTCTGCGCGACCGCATCCTTGCCGTGTTCGCCGCCCTCATTGGAGCTGCTATCATTGGACCCGCTGTCGCTGGACCCGCTGTCATTGGAATCGACAGAATCGTCCGAATCGGCCGCACCTGCATCACGCTTGTGCTCGCCTCGGTCGCGGCTCTTGCCGCCGCGGCGGCGTCCGCGCCGGCCGCGATCACGGTTCTGGCGATCGTCGCCATCGCCGTCCTCATCGTCCTCGTCTTCAGCCTCCTGCGCTTCCGCGCGCAGCAGCGCCTGACGGTCGGCGACCGGAATCTGGTAGTAATCGGGATGGATTTCACTGAAGGCGAGAAAACCGTGACGGTTGCCGCCATATTCGACAAAGGCTGCCTGGAGCGAGGGTTCGACGCGGGTTACGCGGGCGAGGTAGATGTTTCCTTTGAGCTGCTTCTTGTCCTGGGATTCAAAGTCGAATTCTTCAATACGGTTACCGCGAACGACGACAACGCGTGTTTCCTCCGGGTGGGAGGCGTCTATCAGCATTTTGTTGGGCATTATTTCGTTTCCCCCCGGCAGCCGTCATCGGCCGCAGCTTGCGGGGCAAGGCCCGCCGCTGTGGATGAACATGGGTGCCGGGCAATTGAATGTCCGCCGGCCGCAGCCTGAGCGCCATGGCGGTGCCGCCCGCAGCCATAATGGCGCGGTTTGCTGCGGACCTTTCCATGATTGCGCTTGAAGCCATCGTAACCAGCAGACCCTTTTTGAACCAAAGCCCGGGAAAACCGGACCAGCTTGTTTGCTCGTACAGAGCCGGCGCGGGACAATCCCGGCCGTTTTCCTCACGCAGGCGCTTCCCCCGCCACGGGCTCACACCTGCGAAATTCGTCGCGATCACCTGTTGCCTTTTTCGCCTGACGCGAAAGGAGCCGTCGTTCATCTCACCTGTAGCAGGAAGCTGCGGAGAAGGACGGTTCCAGGATTGCAGTGATCCACCATCGCTTTTATGATTTGGCGGGTTGGAAGGCAACCCCGATTTCCGATGCCGGCAAAATGCAGTTCCGCAACGGAAGCACGGCTTTGAGCGTTGCATGAAAAGACTTGGTTAACCTTCTCTGGATACCAACCGTTAATCGAGTTCGCGGCCTGACCGGCGTTTCGACAAGACGACGACACTCCGACAAACAAGATTGTCCGATAACAGGATTGGGCGCCTGGCGCCAAATCGGAGCGACTGGAAGAAATGGCACTGGCAGTCTTCACGCACAGGAGTGGTCGCGCCGGAGGCAGTTTTTTCTACGCCGCCTACGTCCGTGCTGCCCATTTCCGCGCAGCTTGTACGCTGTTGCTGGTTGTCGCTTGCCTGGTTTTTTCGTCGATTTCCTTTGCAGCCGATGCGCCGCTGGCAGTGACGAGCTACAAAATGGCCGGTGACGCCACCAAGATTCGCATCGTCATGAATTTCGATCGCGAACCCGACGTCAAATGGTTCCTGCTGCGCGGCCCCCACCGTCTGGTCATCGACCTGCCAAACACGAGGTTCGCCATCAATGCCAAGGATGTGAAGGCGCGCGGCCTGGTCAGGAGCGTACGCTACGGCGATCTCGGTGAGGCGGTGTCGCGGCTGATTCTCACCGGCAAGGGCCCGTTCGCCGTCGACAGGTTCGACGTGCTCAAGAACGATGACGGCAACGGCTACCGCATCGCCATCGACATGTCGGCGGCGTCTGTGCGGGAGTTCGACGCAGCTCTTGCCAATCAGGCGTTGACCACCGGCTCGACGGTCTCCTCCGACAAGGGTGGCAGGGTCGGCACCGGGCCGGTCTCCAATCCAGGCCATCGTTTCACCGTCGTCATCGATCCAGGCCATGGCGGCATCGACGGCGGCGCCGAGGGAATGAACGGCACCGTCGAGAAGAACGTCACGCTCGCTTTCGCCAAAGAATTGCGGGACAAACTCGCTGCAGTCGGCAAATACGACGTGTTCATGACGCGCGAGACGGACCAATTCCTGCGGCTGGACGACCGCGTGCGCATTGCCCGCCAGCACGAGGCCGATCTGCTCATTTCGATCCACGCCGATACGATCAGGGTCAAGGGCCTTCGCGGCGCAACCGTCTACACCGTCTCTGACAAGGCTTCCGATCCCGAAGCGCAGGCGCTCGCCGACCGTGAAAACCTTTCCGACCAATTCGCCGGCATGGAAATCAAGGACGACAACAAGGAAGTAACCGACATCCTGATCGACCTGATTCGCCGCGAGACGCACAGTTTCTCGATGAGCTTTGCCCAAACGCTGGTCGGCCAGCTTTCCACCAGTGTCGGCCTCATCAACAATCCGCAGCGTTCGGCCAGCTTCAAGGTGTTGAAGGCGCCGGATGTTCCCTCCGTGCTGGTCGAACTCGGCTATCTGTCGAATGCCAAGGACGAGGCACAACTGCTCAGCGCCGATTGGCGCAGCAAGGCGGCCCAGAGCATAACCAATGCGATCGCCCTGTTCGCTTCAGCCAAGGCCGGAGCCGGAACCGGAGGCTGAGGCGCTCGCGCCGCCCACAACCACAGGCAGCGTTGCACGACGACAACACTTTGCACTTATATTTCCGCCATTCGAAGCCGAAATTCCATGCTGCCGCATTTTCCCCACATGGTGGCGACATGGATTTTCGATTACCGGTCGGGATCGTCTCGAAAGCTTGCGCGAAAGGCGGCTTCGTTTAGGCAATTCCCGAACCAAGGACTGGAGCGGGCATGATTCGTCTTTTTGGCTATTTCTTCGGCATCGGCACCGCGCTGGCCCTTTTGGTCGCGGCCGGCGTGGCGATCTATATCAGCCATTTGTCGAAGGATTTGCCCGACTACGAGGTGCTGGCCAAGTATGAACCGCCGGTGACGACCCGCATCCATGCGTCCGACGGAGCGCTGATGGCCGAATATGCGCGCGAGCGGCGCCTGTATTTGCCGATCCAGGCGGTGCCGGATCGTGTCAAGGCGGCCTTCCTGTCTGCCGAGGACAAAAACTTCTACAATCACCCCGGCATCGATATGACCGGCCTTGGCCGCGCAGTCATGGTCAATCTGCAGAATTTTGGCTCGGGCAAGCGCCAGGTCGGCGCCTCGACGATCACCCAGCAGGTGGCGAAAAACTTCCTGTTGTCCTCGGACCAGACCTACGAGCGCAAGATCAAGGAGATGATCCTCGCCTTCCGCATCGAGCAGGCCTATTCGAAGGACCGCATCCTCGAGCTCTACCTCAACGAGATTTTCTTCGGGCTCGGCGCCTATGGCGTCGCCGGCGCAGCGCTCACCTATTTCGACAAGGCGGTGAATGAACTCACCGTGGCCGAGGCGGCCTATCTGGCGGCTTTGCCGAAGGGTCCCTCCAACTATCACCCCTTCAAATATGCCGACCGCGCCATCGAGCGCCGCAACTGGGTGATCGACCAGATGGTCGGCAACGGCTACGTCACGCATGAGGAAGGCGCCAAGGCCAAGGCCGAGCCGCTCGGCGTCAAGCCACGCCGCTCCGGCACCTATCTGTTCGCCGGCGAATATTTCACCGAGGAGGTGCGCCGCCAGATCAGCGCGCGCTACGGCGAGAATGCGCTCTACGAGGGCGGCCTGTCCGTCCGCACTACGCTCGATCCCAAGATGCAGCTCATCGCCCGCAAAGCCATGCAGAACGGCCTGATGAAGTTCGATACGCTGCGCGGCTATCGCGGGCCGGTGAAGACCATCGACATATCCGGCGACTGGGGCGTGCCTTTGAGCGAAGTCAAGGGACTGGACGACGTGCCCGAATGGTCGCTCGCCGTCGTGCTCGACAGCTCGGAGAGCGGCCTGTCGATCGGCCTTCGGCCGACCCGGCAGATCTCGGGCGATCTCGTCAAGGATCGCATCGAAGGCACCGTCAGCCGCGAGGACATGAGCTTCGCCATGCGGCATGTGGTCGGCGGCAAGACCGTCAAGGCCAAATCGCCGGCCGACGTGCTGAAGCCTGGCGACGTCATCTTCGTGCAGAAGAAAGAAGGTACGGATGGGGCCTATATCTTGCGCCAGGCCCCCGAAGTGGAGGGTGGTCTGATCGCCATGGATCCGCATACCGGGCGCGTTCTGGCCATGGTCGGCGGGTTCTCCTATTCGCTATCCGAATTCAACCGCACCACGCAGGCCATGCGGCAGCCGGGTTCGTCGTTCAAGCCGATCGTCTATGCGGCCGCTCTCGACAATGGCTATACGCCGGCTTCGGTGATTATGGATGGCCCGATCACCATCAAGAGCGGCAATACGACCTGGACGCCGAAAAACTACGATGGAAGGACTGCGGGCCCGGCGACCTTGCGGTCCGGCATCGAGAGGTCGCGCAATCTGATGACTGTGCGCCTGGCCAACGACATGGGCATGAAGCTGGTCGCCGAATATGCCGAGCGCTTCGGCGTCTATGATCGACTGGCACCGTATCTGCCGATGGCGCTGGGGTCGGGCGAGACGACCGTGATGCGCATGGTTTCGGCTTATTCGATCATGGCCAACGGCGGCAAGTCGATCAAGCCGACGCTGATCGACCGGATCCAGGATCGCTACGGCAAGACGGTCTACAGGCAGGACGAACGCGGCTGCGAAAATTGCAATGCCGCCGAATGGCAGAACCAGCCTGAGCCGGAACTGGTCGACAATTCCGAGCAGGTGCTCGATCCGATGACCGCCTATCAGATCACTTCGATGATGGAGGGCGTCGTCGAGCGCGGTACCGGCGCTACCGTCGCCGAACTCGGCCGCCACATCGCCGGCAAGACCGGAACGACGAACGACGAGAAGGATACCTGGTTCATCGGCTATACGCCCAACCTCGTTGTCGGCCTTTACATGGGCTATGATCAGCCGAAAGGTCTTGGCAAGGGCGCGACCGGCGGCGGCCTCGCCGCGCCGATCTTCAAGGACTTCATGCGTGTGGCGCTGGACGGCACGCCCAATGTCGATTTCCAGGTTCCCGAAGGCATGAAGCTGATCGCCATCAATCGCAAAACCGGCATGCGGGCCAACCCTGACGACGCCGGCGCCTTTATCGAGGCCTTCAAGCCGGGCACCGGCCCCGCCGACAGCTACTGGGTGATCGGCATGGGTGAGGACGGCTCCAACGCCTCCGGCGGCGCGCTGTCGCCACAGGCCAACCAAGCCATCCAGTCCGGCGGCGGCGGGCTCTACTGAAATAGGATTAGGGTGTTTTGGCCGGCTTTCGAGCCGGCCCATTTCGCTTTACAGGCGGCGGTGCCGTCCCTATGTATCGCGCCGACCCAAGCTCTGCTTAAGCAACAGGGCACCATTTCAGCACAGGACAGAACGGCCAGCCATGCGCGCGGAAACGCAGAATATTGTCGATGAAATTAGGCAGGCGATAACCCTGCTGAGGAGGCATCTTTGACTGGGATCAAGCCATAAAGCGGCTCGAATACCTGAATGTGCGTGCCGAGGATTCGAGCCTCTGGAACGAGCCGCTGGAGGCGCAGAAGCTGATGCGTGAGCGCCAGGGCCTCGAGGAAGGCATCGCCGCGGTCAAAGGCCTCACCCAGGCGCTGGAAGACAATATCGGCTTGATCGAGCTTGGTGAGGAAGAGGGCGATGAGAGCGTCGTCGCCGAGGCGGAAGCGGCGATCCGCTCGATGCGCGGCGAAGCAAAGGCCCGCCAGATCGAGACGCTGCTTTCGGGCGAGGCGGACGCCAACGACAGCTATCTCGAAATCCATGCCGGCGCCGGCGGCACCGAAAGCCAGGACTGGGCCTCGATGCTCCTGCGCATGTACACGCGTTGGGCCGAACGGCGCCGCTTCAAGGTCGAGGTGCTGGAAGTGCATGACGGCGAAGAGGCCGGCATCAAGTCCGCCACGCTGCTGATCAAGGGGCACAATGCCTATGGTTGGCTGAAGACGGAATCCGGCGTTCACCGTCTCGTGCGTATTTCGCCCTATGACAGCAATGCGCGCCGCCACACCTCTTTCGCCAGCGTCTGGGTCTATCCCGTGATCGACGATACGATCGACATCGACGTTTCCGAGTCGGATGTCCGCATCGACACCTATCGCTCGTCCGGATCGGGCGGCCAGCACGTCAACACCACCGATTCAGCGGTCCGCATCACCCATCTCGCCACCGGCATCGCGGTCGCCTGCCAGGCCGAACGCTCCCAGCACAAGAACAAGGCGAAGGCCTGGGAGATGCTGCGTTCGCGGCTCTACGAGGAGGAACTGAAGAAGCGCGAGGCGGTGGCCAACGCCACCGAAGCGTCGAAGAGCGATATCGGCTGGGGCCATCAGATCCGCTCCTATGTTCTGCAGCCCTATCAGCTGGTGAAGGATCTGCGCACGGGCGTCGAGAGCACAAGCCCGTCGAGCGTGCTCGACGGCGACCTCGACGATTTCATGGAGGCCTCGCTGTCGCAGCGCATCGAGGGCGGCGCCGGCGAAGTGGTGGCCGATATCGACTGAAGCTCCTACCACTAAAGCGGCAGCAAACATCACGCTTGAGTAACAGGCTCTCACGCTAATTGAGCAGTCGCTTGATGGCTTTGTTTTTTCATCGAATTTTCCGCAACGACTTCCACCTTCGGGTTCTTTGTTGCAGGCCTGCCGGGGCCTGGCCCGGAACCACCGCGAGCTGATTCTCGTTATCCGCGCGATCCCACTGCCGGGGTTGA is part of the Mesorhizobium sp. L-2-11 genome and harbors:
- a CDS encoding N-acetylmuramoyl-L-alanine amidase, whose product is MALAVFTHRSGRAGGSFFYAAYVRAAHFRAACTLLLVVACLVFSSISFAADAPLAVTSYKMAGDATKIRIVMNFDREPDVKWFLLRGPHRLVIDLPNTRFAINAKDVKARGLVRSVRYGDLGEAVSRLILTGKGPFAVDRFDVLKNDDGNGYRIAIDMSAASVREFDAALANQALTTGSTVSSDKGGRVGTGPVSNPGHRFTVVIDPGHGGIDGGAEGMNGTVEKNVTLAFAKELRDKLAAVGKYDVFMTRETDQFLRLDDRVRIARQHEADLLISIHADTIRVKGLRGATVYTVSDKASDPEAQALADRENLSDQFAGMEIKDDNKEVTDILIDLIRRETHSFSMSFAQTLVGQLSTSVGLINNPQRSASFKVLKAPDVPSVLVELGYLSNAKDEAQLLSADWRSKAAQSITNAIALFASAKAGAGTGG
- the prfB gene encoding peptide chain release factor 2 (programmed frameshift), with amino-acid sequence MRAETQNIVDEIRQAITLLRRHFDWDQAIKRLEYLNVRAEDSSLWNEPLEAQKLMRERQGLEEGIAAVKGLTQALEDNIGLIELGEEEGDESVVAEAEAAIRSMRGEAKARQIETLLSGEADANDSYLEIHAGAGGTESQDWASMLLRMYTRWAERRRFKVEVLEVHDGEEAGIKSATLLIKGHNAYGWLKTESGVHRLVRISPYDSNARRHTSFASVWVYPVIDDTIDIDVSESDVRIDTYRSSGSGGQHVNTTDSAVRITHLATGIAVACQAERSQHKNKAKAWEMLRSRLYEEELKKREAVANATEASKSDIGWGHQIRSYVLQPYQLVKDLRTGVESTSPSSVLDGDLDDFMEASLSQRIEGGAGEVVADID
- a CDS encoding glutaminase; the protein is MPDLEQALTEIAAEMAERTDRGDVATYIPQLGKVDPKKFGIAAVTNDGRVLMAGDADEPFSIQSISKVFTLTLALGNVGDALWQRVGREPSGNPFNSIVQLEHENGIPRNPFINAGAIVISDILLAGHQPREAIGEILRFFQFLADDETIIVDREVAASERATGFRNLALANYMKSFGNLNHAPDLALGVYFHHCAIAMSCRQLALAGRFLANGGKNPATGHSVVSAERARRIGAMMLTCGHYDGSGDFAFRVGIPGKSGVGGGILAIVPGVASLAVWSPGLNANGNSRLGSIALERLAKMMNWSVFAP
- a CDS encoding ribonuclease E/G, whose translation is MPNKMLIDASHPEETRVVVVRGNRIEEFDFESQDKKQLKGNIYLARVTRVEPSLQAAFVEYGGNRHGFLAFSEIHPDYYQIPVADRQALLRAEAQEAEDEDDEDGDGDDRQNRDRGRRGRRRGGKSRDRGEHKRDAGAADSDDSVDSNDSGSSDSGSNDSSSNEGGEHGKDAVAQNVDASEKVDTPSAPSQHGEDVASHNEASHDETSRDETGQAETGHAETGHAETGYGETGPSESGPNSIAASIESDVISEAVPQADAAGEATSTDNDRGMLEEVQSSHPDDHEVESVGAEDALEEARNRRKPVRRQYKIQEVIKRRQILLVQVVKEERGNKGAALTTYLSLAGRYSVLMPNTARGGGISRKITNAQDRKRLKEVVADLEVPQGMGVILRTAGESRTKAEIKRDYEYLMRLWENVRNLTLQSTAPALVYEEGSLIKRSVRDLYNKDIDEILVSGEEGYREAKDFMRMLMPSHAKVVQPFRDTTPIFVRNGIEAQLDRMLQPQVTLKSGGYIIINQTEALVAIDVNSGRSTKEHSIEDTALHTNLEAAEEVARQLRLRDLAGLIVIDFIDMEENRNNRSVEKRLKDHLKNDRARIQVGRISHFGLMEMSRQRIRASVLESTMKPCPHCGGTGHVRSDSSVALMVVRAIEEFLLKDSRSHITVRTPAATALYVLNHKRGTLVELENRFGLTITVEADDTVGAQHYAIFRGALAEKPEGFVEVRTLPAYVEPEEPTDEIVIEEEDDEVVAPAEQPRQAQQPQQPRPSEDGEGRDRKRRKRRRRRGGKDRDREHGAPLEGASLSTAADGISEAASNEGAEADREGQVGVAEAVVASDDGQGLDEGRAPDEGRAPDEGREQDEGQGKKRRRGKRGGKRNRREDGEGEFDAGTAESADRPEVLEGVAVSGEPAAATPVEATPVEEPVDLAPANDDMPSAEKPKKPRRAAKPKKAAADVIAETPVAEPEISAEAPAPVSEGTAAVDEQPKVRPSRRKPVPVDAPVEPIVSSTVAEEEKAEEKPKRAGWWQRKGFF
- a CDS encoding penicillin-binding protein 1A; its protein translation is MIRLFGYFFGIGTALALLVAAGVAIYISHLSKDLPDYEVLAKYEPPVTTRIHASDGALMAEYARERRLYLPIQAVPDRVKAAFLSAEDKNFYNHPGIDMTGLGRAVMVNLQNFGSGKRQVGASTITQQVAKNFLLSSDQTYERKIKEMILAFRIEQAYSKDRILELYLNEIFFGLGAYGVAGAALTYFDKAVNELTVAEAAYLAALPKGPSNYHPFKYADRAIERRNWVIDQMVGNGYVTHEEGAKAKAEPLGVKPRRSGTYLFAGEYFTEEVRRQISARYGENALYEGGLSVRTTLDPKMQLIARKAMQNGLMKFDTLRGYRGPVKTIDISGDWGVPLSEVKGLDDVPEWSLAVVLDSSESGLSIGLRPTRQISGDLVKDRIEGTVSREDMSFAMRHVVGGKTVKAKSPADVLKPGDVIFVQKKEGTDGAYILRQAPEVEGGLIAMDPHTGRVLAMVGGFSYSLSEFNRTTQAMRQPGSSFKPIVYAAALDNGYTPASVIMDGPITIKSGNTTWTPKNYDGRTAGPATLRSGIERSRNLMTVRLANDMGMKLVAEYAERFGVYDRLAPYLPMALGSGETTVMRMVSAYSIMANGGKSIKPTLIDRIQDRYGKTVYRQDERGCENCNAAEWQNQPEPELVDNSEQVLDPMTAYQITSMMEGVVERGTGATVAELGRHIAGKTGTTNDEKDTWFIGYTPNLVVGLYMGYDQPKGLGKGATGGGLAAPIFKDFMRVALDGTPNVDFQVPEGMKLIAINRKTGMRANPDDAGAFIEAFKPGTGPADSYWVIGMGEDGSNASGGALSPQANQAIQSGGGGLY